One region of Niallia sp. Man26 genomic DNA includes:
- a CDS encoding spore germination protein, which yields MVANNTPQRDFTYSLTYNSSIIKELLGGSADFIERKVTFLEKKDVHAACFYIDGLVNTQIIEKIVQSLMFEGNEVIIRNDLDTRDIERLLEEHVLMNTNFIETTELESAIKSILSGDTVLLVEGCNKAFQVPTKGWAQRGVSEPQAEQVVRGPRDGFTESIRVNTALVRRRIRDTGFRLEELNAGKRTKTDINIAYINGIVKKGLVDEVKERLNRIDIDGILESGYIEELIRDAPLSPFTTIMSTERPDKVASSLLEGRVAIFVDNTPFVLVVPTYFWEFLQASDDYYLGFMAGSFFRIVRYTAFILSLTLTSIYVMLVSFHQEMIPTPLALTIASGREVVPFPVLLEALLMELTFELMREAGLRMPKPVGSAVSIVGSLVIGQAAVQAGIVSPFMVIIVATTGISSFVIPNYSASYSIRLIRFPLLIASGTLGLLGFASMFALIAIHALSIRSFGESYLAPATPFQPQDQKDTIFRMPWWAMKKRPQLADNDTSKIGESQLPQPPKGDEHGESTHTKAEETSERKEPESNAEQQSETKEDSGGTGIKQLKRRKSPKGKGDEK from the coding sequence ATGGTAGCAAATAATACACCTCAGCGAGATTTCACCTATTCACTAACCTATAACAGTTCCATCATTAAGGAGCTTCTTGGCGGCAGTGCCGATTTTATTGAACGGAAAGTAACCTTTTTAGAAAAAAAGGATGTTCATGCTGCTTGTTTTTATATTGACGGTTTAGTAAATACGCAAATTATTGAAAAGATAGTGCAATCCCTGATGTTTGAAGGAAATGAGGTCATTATCCGCAATGACTTGGATACTCGTGATATTGAGAGGCTCTTAGAAGAGCATGTTCTTATGAACACTAACTTCATTGAAACGACAGAGCTTGAGAGTGCTATAAAATCGATTTTATCTGGTGACACAGTGCTGCTTGTTGAAGGCTGCAACAAAGCCTTTCAAGTGCCGACAAAAGGCTGGGCGCAAAGAGGAGTATCAGAGCCTCAGGCAGAGCAAGTTGTGCGCGGTCCGCGGGATGGCTTCACAGAAAGCATTCGAGTTAACACTGCTCTTGTGAGAAGAAGGATACGAGATACAGGCTTTCGTCTCGAAGAGCTGAATGCAGGGAAACGTACGAAAACAGACATCAATATTGCCTATATAAATGGAATTGTTAAAAAAGGGCTTGTCGATGAAGTGAAGGAACGTCTGAATAGAATTGATATTGATGGCATATTAGAAAGCGGTTATATTGAGGAGCTGATAAGGGACGCACCATTATCTCCTTTCACGACCATCATGAGCACCGAACGTCCTGATAAGGTCGCTTCCTCGCTTCTAGAGGGCAGGGTGGCGATTTTTGTTGATAATACACCCTTTGTTCTTGTTGTACCAACTTATTTCTGGGAGTTCCTGCAGGCGAGCGATGATTATTATTTAGGTTTCATGGCAGGAAGCTTTTTTCGAATTGTCCGCTATACAGCCTTTATTCTCAGCTTAACATTGACGTCGATTTATGTGATGCTTGTCAGCTTTCATCAAGAGATGATTCCAACCCCTCTCGCGTTAACAATCGCTTCAGGGCGTGAGGTTGTCCCCTTTCCTGTCTTGCTGGAAGCGTTGTTGATGGAGCTGACCTTTGAGCTGATGCGGGAAGCTGGTTTGCGCATGCCAAAACCAGTCGGCTCGGCTGTGAGCATCGTTGGTTCTCTTGTTATTGGGCAAGCAGCTGTTCAAGCCGGCATCGTGTCACCATTTATGGTCATTATCGTGGCGACAACCGGGATATCCTCTTTTGTAATTCCGAACTACTCAGCCTCTTATTCAATCCGGCTGATACGATTTCCGTTGTTAATTGCATCAGGAACATTAGGATTGCTTGGCTTTGCATCAATGTTTGCACTTATAGCAATTCACGCCTTAAGCATCCGCTCATTTGGCGAATCCTACTTAGCACCAGCAACGCCTTTTCAGCCGCAGGACCAGAAGGATACTATTTTCCGCATGCCATGGTGGGCAATGAAGAAGCGCCCTCAATTAGCAGACAATGATACTTCTAAGATTGGGGAAAGCCAGCTGCCTCAGCCTCCAAAAGGAGATGAGCATGGAGAAAGCACCCATACGAAGGCAGAGGAAACCTCTGAGCGGAAGGAGCCGGAGAGCAATGCTGAACAGCAGTCAGAAACGAAAGAGGACAGCGGTGGGACAGGCATTAAACAGCTGAAGAGACGAAAGTCACCAAAAGGAAAAGGGGATGAGAAATGA
- a CDS encoding M42 family metallopeptidase has protein sequence MIELLKELTALHGPCGFEDDVAAFIAARLRGTVDTIEVDGAGNLIVTKKGSKPGPKIVVAAHMDEVGFIVKKVEDNGLIRFEKLGGHDDRILLSQRVQIKTGRGLRSGVIGTISAHMVKFDDAQKVRSHKQQYIDAGVTSKKEAAELGIEVGDSIVWQPHFDLLTDKRISGKAFDDRAGCAVLIKALEELDATDFAGEIIGAFTVQEEVGLRGARVVSHQTDADVAIALDTTAVSDTPEEMMDKTLALGAGTGIKIMDFSLISNRKVKEQLQSLAKEHSIPYQLEVFPGIGTDAGELSLAGKGIPTGVLSIPSRYAHSPNEVIDIKDLEATKDLLKVFILHMRTASEYKFKI, from the coding sequence GTGATAGAATTATTGAAGGAACTGACAGCACTGCACGGACCATGCGGTTTTGAAGACGATGTTGCGGCATTTATTGCAGCACGCCTGCGCGGCACTGTTGATACAATTGAAGTGGACGGTGCTGGTAATTTAATAGTCACGAAAAAGGGCAGCAAGCCAGGACCAAAAATTGTCGTTGCTGCACATATGGATGAAGTAGGCTTTATTGTCAAAAAAGTAGAAGACAATGGTTTGATTCGCTTTGAGAAATTAGGTGGCCATGATGACAGAATCCTTCTTTCGCAGCGAGTACAAATCAAAACTGGCAGAGGTCTGCGTTCAGGGGTTATTGGCACCATATCTGCTCATATGGTGAAGTTTGATGATGCGCAGAAGGTTCGTTCTCATAAACAGCAATACATAGACGCAGGTGTTACAAGCAAAAAAGAGGCAGCGGAACTGGGGATTGAAGTGGGTGATTCGATTGTTTGGCAGCCTCATTTCGACCTGTTAACAGATAAAAGAATCAGCGGCAAAGCTTTTGATGACAGAGCAGGCTGTGCCGTGCTAATTAAAGCGCTTGAGGAACTTGATGCAACTGATTTTGCAGGAGAAATTATCGGCGCCTTTACTGTTCAGGAGGAAGTCGGCTTAAGGGGAGCAAGGGTTGTTAGCCATCAGACGGATGCTGATGTGGCAATTGCTCTTGATACGACAGCAGTCAGTGATACTCCTGAGGAAATGATGGATAAAACACTTGCCTTAGGTGCTGGCACCGGTATTAAAATTATGGATTTTAGCTTGATTTCTAACAGGAAGGTAAAAGAGCAGCTCCAGTCACTGGCAAAAGAACACAGCATTCCTTATCAGCTTGAAGTGTTTCCTGGAATTGGCACAGATGCAGGAGAATTAAGCCTTGCGGGTAAGGGGATACCGACAGGAGTGCTCTCTATTCCTTCCAGATATGCACATTCACCAAATGAAGTGATTGATATAAAGGATTTAGAAGCGACAAAGGATCTCTTGAAAGTATTTATTCTTCATATGAGAACAGCTAGTGAATATAAATTTAAGATTTAA
- a CDS encoding GerAB/ArcD/ProY family transporter — translation MKVQITNGMFMALIINMLYAKSIGLTQGIMAREVGGDIWISTIFSSIQGIVIMAIVIFAIKRLPNGDMIDQYGQILGKWIGKGVAALVFLFFLGAYGTIMATFVYHLKDYFLPEAHTILFIVAAFLIGSYAIHFGIEVIARMALIGVFSVMALNILLLAGSISEFDIKELQPTFDSGFFSTLWASRHHDADWAMATMMACMILPLVRDSATWIRSSTSGLIFSGVIIVMWPILEVGVLSPEVAAQYIVSCMQMARSAEIGLFLHRYEMIMIAFFALSILTQIMMTFLCSSIAVQKIIGLKDYRPVIIPVGLVLSAFSYWMIGSHHRAMGIIEKEWVLVSLSIAIGLPGMLFVLGAIFKKKLKKKEEAKTV, via the coding sequence ATGAAAGTACAAATAACAAATGGCATGTTCATGGCATTGATTATTAATATGCTTTATGCGAAGTCAATTGGACTGACACAAGGCATTATGGCAAGGGAAGTGGGTGGAGATATATGGATATCCACGATATTTTCTTCGATTCAGGGCATTGTCATTATGGCAATTGTGATTTTTGCGATTAAGCGGCTCCCGAATGGAGATATGATTGATCAGTATGGACAGATACTAGGAAAATGGATTGGCAAAGGGGTCGCAGCCCTTGTATTTTTGTTTTTCTTAGGTGCATATGGCACGATAATGGCTACTTTCGTTTACCATTTGAAAGATTATTTTTTACCTGAAGCTCATACTATTTTGTTCATTGTTGCTGCCTTTCTAATTGGGTCATATGCCATTCATTTTGGCATAGAAGTAATTGCAAGAATGGCGCTTATCGGTGTTTTCTCTGTGATGGCGTTGAATATTTTGCTTCTGGCAGGATCGATTAGTGAATTTGATATTAAAGAGCTGCAGCCAACCTTTGACTCCGGCTTCTTCTCAACATTATGGGCAAGCAGGCATCATGATGCAGACTGGGCAATGGCGACAATGATGGCTTGTATGATTCTTCCCCTTGTCAGAGATAGTGCGACATGGATTCGATCAAGTACGTCTGGGTTGATTTTCAGCGGTGTCATCATCGTCATGTGGCCGATTTTAGAGGTTGGTGTTCTGTCGCCAGAAGTTGCTGCACAATATATTGTGTCTTGTATGCAAATGGCCAGAAGTGCCGAAATCGGTCTATTTTTGCACCGTTATGAAATGATTATGATTGCCTTTTTCGCGCTGTCCATTTTAACACAAATTATGATGACGTTTTTATGCTCCTCTATAGCTGTTCAAAAAATCATCGGCTTAAAGGATTATCGTCCTGTAATCATTCCTGTTGGTCTTGTTCTAAGTGCCTTTAGCTATTGGATGATAGGCAGTCATCATCGGGCAATGGGCATCATTGAGAAGGAATGGGTTCTTGTCAGCCTCAGCATTGCCATAGGACTGCCTGGGATGCTGTTTGTATTAGGAGCGATATTTAA
- a CDS encoding UDP-glucose/GDP-mannose dehydrogenase family protein, producing the protein MEITVAGTGYVGLVTGVCLAEAGHVVTCVDPIQDKIDLLNKGISPIYEPQLDELIVRNKDAGSLFFTTDHKSAYANSSVIIIGVGTPENEDGSANLTFLYTVARQIAENVQRDCLVVIKSTVPIGTNDKVEAFIKKHVKRDINVEVAANPEFLAQGTAVRDTLHASRIVIGTESENARQLLTQIYQPFQQPILNMGRRSAEMVKYASNDFLALKISFVNDIANLCEAVGANIDDVTKGMSMDSRIGDKFLQAGIGYGGSCFPKDTKALHWLSEEEGYVLRTVKAAIEVNEKQKFKLIKKARKDFASFAGLKVAVLGVTFKPGTDDLREAPSIPNVRLLLNEGASVHVYDPVGEQNFKKIYPTEVAFASTIEEALQDADICFVFTEWPEIKNAPLTSFTENMKTPHVYDGRNCYALAEAEEAGVHYHSIGRPSVNEKVLQKI; encoded by the coding sequence ATGGAGATTACAGTAGCAGGAACAGGGTATGTAGGATTAGTGACTGGCGTATGTTTGGCAGAAGCAGGCCATGTAGTGACATGTGTTGATCCCATTCAGGATAAGATTGATTTATTGAATAAAGGCATCTCTCCTATTTATGAGCCGCAGCTAGATGAGCTGATCGTCAGAAATAAGGATGCTGGCAGCCTGTTTTTTACAACAGACCATAAATCAGCATATGCAAATTCAAGTGTCATCATCATCGGTGTCGGTACACCAGAAAACGAGGATGGCTCTGCCAATCTTACGTTCTTATACACTGTGGCCAGACAAATAGCCGAAAATGTCCAAAGAGACTGTTTAGTAGTGATTAAATCGACTGTTCCAATCGGTACAAACGATAAGGTCGAAGCATTTATAAAAAAGCATGTGAAGCGTGATATAAACGTTGAGGTAGCCGCAAATCCGGAGTTTTTGGCACAAGGCACTGCTGTCAGAGACACACTGCATGCATCGCGAATCGTTATCGGTACAGAATCAGAGAATGCAAGACAGCTCTTAACACAAATTTACCAGCCGTTCCAGCAGCCAATTCTTAATATGGGTCGCCGCAGTGCGGAAATGGTCAAGTATGCGTCCAATGACTTTCTGGCACTTAAAATCTCCTTTGTGAACGATATTGCCAATCTATGTGAGGCAGTTGGTGCTAATATTGATGATGTTACGAAAGGGATGAGCATGGACAGCCGGATTGGGGACAAATTTCTGCAGGCTGGTATTGGTTACGGTGGCTCATGCTTCCCGAAGGATACGAAGGCGCTGCACTGGCTGTCTGAGGAAGAAGGCTATGTTCTTCGCACTGTGAAGGCAGCGATTGAGGTTAATGAAAAGCAGAAGTTTAAGCTCATCAAAAAGGCAAGGAAAGACTTTGCCAGTTTTGCTGGCTTGAAGGTGGCTGTTTTAGGTGTCACTTTTAAGCCGGGAACAGATGATTTGCGAGAAGCTCCGTCTATTCCGAATGTTCGCTTGCTTTTGAACGAAGGCGCATCTGTGCATGTCTATGATCCGGTAGGAGAACAGAATTTCAAAAAAATCTACCCGACCGAAGTGGCTTTTGCATCAACCATAGAAGAAGCGTTGCAGGATGCAGATATTTGCTTTGTGTTTACAGAGTGGCCGGAAATCAAGAATGCTCCTTTAACTTCGTTTACAGAAAATATGAAAACGCCGCACGTATACGACGGCAGGAACTGCTATGCACTTGCGGAGGCAGAAGAAGCTGGAGTCCATTACCACTCCATTGGCCGTCCGTCTGTGAATGAAAAGGTTTTGCAAAAAATTTAA
- a CDS encoding Ger(x)C family spore germination protein: MMKKIILFHALLSVVLLLGACSGKREISDLALVMAVGLDKGEKEGTVKVTAQVARPADARGQTGAPSGQSGEPVWTVETEGSSIFEAIRQMSSMSSRRVFWAHNFIIVINEEVAKEGIGDVIDFFTRNPELRMRTWVTVTPEKANEVISTVTSLEVIPGEALAKLFRYTTISNQAPRTVIMDLLSAYLSESTEPLLARVAFETSKIDNKAPDKGAQTKQVVLAGAGIFKGDKLVGTLKPEELRGLVLFREKLDSGVAVVSCPDDPNTPLSVELTNQSFNVKPKYKDGDISYDASFKAHIRVVEAGCSLDLSNKKHVKKLEDNVEKELTSQIKTTVDKIQKDYGADVLELGKVFQNEYPYEWKHYANSWDEVFPTVKINLKVSAKVESGSLLYKPTTSGKKEKKEE; encoded by the coding sequence ATGATGAAAAAAATCATCCTTTTTCATGCGTTGCTGTCTGTTGTTCTTTTGCTTGGGGCATGCTCGGGCAAGCGGGAAATTAGCGATTTAGCTTTAGTGATGGCAGTTGGCCTTGATAAAGGAGAAAAGGAAGGGACAGTTAAGGTAACAGCCCAAGTAGCCAGACCTGCAGATGCCCGGGGCCAGACAGGAGCACCATCAGGTCAATCAGGAGAGCCAGTTTGGACGGTGGAAACAGAAGGCTCATCGATTTTTGAAGCAATCCGTCAAATGTCGAGCATGTCATCACGAAGGGTTTTTTGGGCTCATAACTTTATTATTGTCATTAATGAGGAGGTAGCGAAGGAAGGAATCGGGGATGTTATCGATTTCTTCACACGTAACCCTGAACTAAGAATGAGAACATGGGTAACTGTAACACCAGAGAAAGCGAATGAAGTCATTTCTACCGTTACAAGTCTCGAAGTAATCCCAGGCGAAGCGCTCGCAAAGCTGTTTCGCTACACAACCATATCTAATCAGGCGCCGAGAACAGTGATTATGGACTTGTTAAGTGCTTATTTAAGTGAGTCGACAGAGCCGCTGCTTGCGAGGGTTGCCTTTGAAACGAGTAAAATTGACAATAAAGCACCTGATAAAGGAGCACAAACGAAGCAGGTCGTCTTAGCAGGGGCCGGTATTTTTAAAGGGGATAAGCTTGTGGGAACATTGAAGCCAGAAGAGTTGAGAGGGCTGGTTTTGTTCAGAGAAAAGCTCGATTCAGGTGTGGCAGTAGTGAGCTGTCCTGATGATCCAAATACGCCTCTAAGTGTGGAGTTAACAAATCAATCCTTTAACGTGAAGCCAAAATATAAGGATGGTGACATCAGCTATGATGCGTCCTTTAAAGCGCATATCCGCGTTGTGGAAGCAGGCTGTTCTCTTGACCTGTCTAATAAAAAGCATGTAAAGAAGCTCGAAGACAATGTGGAAAAAGAGCTGACAAGTCAAATAAAGACAACAGTGGATAAAATCCAAAAAGATTACGGAGCAGATGTATTGGAACTAGGGAAGGTTTTTCAAAACGAATATCCATATGAGTGGAAGCATTATGCTAATTCTTGGGATGAAGTATTTCCAACTGTAAAGATAAATTTAAAGGTTAGTGCAAAAGTAGAGAGCGGATCCCTGCTTTATAAGCCGACAACATCAGGCAAAAAGGAGAAAAAGGAAGAATGA
- a CDS encoding nucleobase:cation symporter-2 family protein encodes MGKESLKTWSIGFQHVLAMYAGAVLVPLIVGGALNLTFEQLTYLVSIDLLTCGIATLLQVWKNKFFGIGLPVMLGCTFTAVGPMIAIGANHGVTAIYGAIIVSGAIIIIISSFFSKLVKYFPPVVTGSVVTIIGLTLIPVAIKDMAGGEGSADFGDPKNLLLSFGVLVFILLLNKYAKGFIKTISILIGLIVGTIVAAFMGLVNFAEVGEASWVHGLKPFYFGMPTFNFSAILTMTLVAIVSLIESTGVYLALSDITKTKVSEKDLARGYRSEGIASVIGGVFNSFPYTAYSQNVGLVQLTGVKTKSAIFSAGIILVILGFLPKVAAVTTLIPTAVLGGASLAMFGMVCAYGIKMLGQVDFNQQGNLLVVACSVGLGLGVTVVPDIFKEMPETIRILTESGIVAGSVTAIVLNILFNLLPNRKPAVKAEEKTA; translated from the coding sequence ATGGGCAAGGAATCTTTAAAGACATGGTCAATAGGCTTTCAACACGTTCTGGCAATGTATGCCGGAGCAGTGCTAGTTCCATTGATTGTTGGCGGAGCGCTGAATTTAACATTTGAACAATTAACCTATTTAGTATCAATTGATTTGCTGACATGCGGTATCGCTACATTGCTGCAAGTTTGGAAAAATAAATTCTTCGGGATTGGTCTTCCAGTCATGCTTGGCTGTACATTTACAGCAGTAGGACCGATGATTGCAATCGGTGCAAATCATGGAGTAACTGCTATATACGGAGCGATTATCGTTTCAGGAGCTATCATTATTATTATTTCTTCCTTCTTTAGTAAGCTAGTTAAATATTTCCCGCCTGTTGTGACAGGCTCTGTCGTAACCATCATTGGTTTAACATTGATTCCTGTCGCTATTAAGGATATGGCAGGCGGCGAAGGCAGTGCAGACTTCGGTGATCCGAAAAACCTGCTGTTGTCTTTCGGTGTGTTAGTGTTTATCCTGTTGCTAAACAAATACGCAAAAGGCTTTATCAAAACTATCTCCATTTTAATTGGATTAATCGTTGGAACAATTGTTGCAGCGTTCATGGGCTTAGTCAACTTTGCTGAAGTTGGGGAAGCTTCCTGGGTTCACGGCTTAAAGCCATTCTATTTCGGAATGCCGACATTTAATTTCTCAGCTATCTTAACAATGACACTTGTAGCAATTGTCAGCCTTATTGAATCGACTGGTGTATATTTAGCTCTTAGCGATATCACAAAAACAAAGGTATCAGAAAAGGACCTTGCAAGAGGATATCGTTCTGAAGGGATTGCCAGCGTAATTGGCGGTGTATTCAACTCCTTCCCATACACAGCTTACTCACAAAACGTCGGGCTTGTACAGCTGACAGGAGTAAAAACAAAAAGCGCGATTTTCTCTGCTGGTATTATCCTTGTTATCCTAGGCTTCCTGCCTAAAGTAGCAGCAGTCACAACCCTAATCCCAACAGCAGTGCTGGGGGGAGCATCGTTAGCGATGTTCGGTATGGTTTGTGCATACGGTATTAAAATGCTGGGACAAGTTGATTTCAACCAGCAAGGAAACCTGCTTGTTGTCGCATGCTCAGTCGGATTAGGTCTTGGTGTGACAGTAGTGCCAGATATCTTCAAAGAAATGCCTGAAACAATCCGCATTCTGACAGAAAGCGGCATTGTAGCAGGAAGTGTTACAGCTATTGTGCTGAACATCTTGTTTAATCTATTGCCAAACAGAAAACCAGCAGTTAAAGCAGAAGAAAAGACTGCATGA
- a CDS encoding nucleoside transporter C-terminal domain-containing protein, which yields MSILIGIIGLLLTLGLSYLLSNDKKAVNFKAILIMIVMQLLITVVMFKTTFGLKIIEATSNGVSKVLSFGYEGVDFVTGGLVDEGVSVFFLNVLMLIIFTSTLLSVLTHIRVLPLAIKYIGGALAKLTGLSKVVTFNSINSIFFGQSETILAIKSHLDKMNDNKLFVVSTSAMASVSASIMGSYMNMIPAKYVLIAMLLNALSALIISTLFCPIKKEEDEEINIKEVSTTNSIFGAISAGALDGGRVALIVAAMLVAYVGLLALINSFFSAIFGIGFTGILGYIFAPIAWIMGIPGHDILDAGSVMGTKLAANEFVAMLQFQEMIPNLSEKTVGIVSTFLVSFANFSSIGIISGSIQAINGEKADVVAKFGLKMLLAATLSSVLTATIVGLFI from the coding sequence ATGTCTATTTTAATAGGAATAATTGGGCTGCTTTTAACATTGGGCTTGTCATATCTTCTGTCAAATGATAAAAAGGCCGTTAACTTTAAAGCGATTCTTATTATGATTGTTATGCAATTATTAATAACTGTTGTGATGTTCAAGACAACTTTTGGCTTGAAGATTATTGAAGCTACTTCTAATGGTGTGTCGAAAGTACTTAGCTTTGGTTATGAGGGAGTCGACTTCGTTACAGGCGGTCTTGTTGATGAAGGAGTAAGTGTATTTTTCCTTAATGTACTGATGCTGATTATCTTTACATCCACATTATTGTCTGTGCTGACTCATATTAGAGTTCTGCCATTGGCTATCAAATATATCGGCGGAGCATTGGCGAAGCTTACTGGTCTTTCTAAGGTTGTAACTTTCAACAGCATTAACTCTATTTTCTTTGGACAGTCAGAAACTATTTTAGCGATTAAATCGCATTTGGATAAAATGAATGACAACAAGCTGTTCGTTGTATCGACTTCTGCAATGGCAAGTGTATCTGCTTCTATCATGGGTTCATATATGAATATGATTCCTGCGAAGTATGTATTGATTGCCATGCTGCTTAATGCGTTGTCTGCCCTTATCATTTCTACATTGTTCTGCCCGATCAAAAAGGAAGAGGACGAGGAAATCAACATTAAAGAGGTTTCTACAACGAATTCTATTTTCGGAGCAATCTCTGCAGGAGCTCTTGATGGTGGACGAGTTGCTTTAATTGTTGCGGCAATGCTTGTTGCTTATGTAGGTTTACTGGCACTAATCAATTCTTTCTTTTCAGCAATCTTCGGTATTGGCTTTACAGGAATTCTAGGCTATATCTTTGCGCCAATCGCTTGGATTATGGGTATACCAGGCCATGACATCCTTGATGCAGGTTCTGTTATGGGTACGAAGCTTGCGGCAAACGAATTCGTTGCGATGCTGCAGTTCCAAGAAATGATTCCAAATCTGTCTGAGAAGACGGTCGGTATTGTTTCCACATTCCTAGTATCATTTGCTAACTTTTCTTCCATTGGTATTATCTCTGGGTCCATCCAGGCAATCAATGGTGAAAAAGCGGATGTTGTTGCTAAATTTGGTTTGAAAATGCTGCTTGCAGCAACTCTATCATCTGTTCTAACTGCAACAATAGTTGGGTTATTTATATAA
- a CDS encoding sigma-70 family RNA polymerase sigma factor, which produces MNDKDYQLLTEQYTPMIHHLLKKLSIYKNKEEFLQIGLISIWEAWQNYKEDKGKFHSYLYMYMRGRFLDELKRRSKEEQQTVYPEEAFWETAGSHMLTLDEHYIQTLCSTLTAKEAKWVTYFSIQQLTIAEIAAKEHVSKSAVKAWKKGAVEKLRKILAQQM; this is translated from the coding sequence TTGAATGACAAGGACTATCAATTGTTAACCGAACAGTATACACCGATGATTCACCATTTGCTGAAAAAACTATCTATCTATAAAAATAAAGAAGAGTTTTTGCAAATTGGCCTTATCAGCATCTGGGAAGCATGGCAGAACTATAAAGAAGATAAAGGAAAGTTTCACTCTTATTTGTATATGTATATGAGAGGAAGATTTCTCGATGAACTGAAACGCCGTTCTAAAGAGGAACAGCAGACTGTATACCCTGAGGAGGCATTTTGGGAAACGGCTGGAAGTCACATGCTGACTCTAGATGAGCACTATATTCAAACATTGTGCAGTACACTTACTGCAAAAGAAGCAAAGTGGGTCACCTATTTTTCCATCCAGCAGTTGACAATAGCTGAAATTGCCGCAAAAGAGCATGTCAGCAAGTCAGCAGTGAAGGCTTGGAAAAAAGGTGCGGTAGAAAAGCTGCGTAAAATTCTTGCCCAGCAAATGTAA
- a CDS encoding xanthine phosphoribosyltransferase yields the protein MKLLTDKIEREGIVLDSNVLKVDSFINHQMDPQLMNEIGLEFARRFKDAGVTRILTIESSGIAPAIMAGLAMNVPVIFARKRKSLTLTSDLYTSTVYSFTKQESNEITVSKKYLLKEDRVLIIDDFLANGQAAIGLADLVVQAGAEVSGIGILIEKSFQPGADEILKKGYRLESLARIASLQEGKVKFAADREVQSIYSGGY from the coding sequence ATGAAGCTACTAACAGACAAAATTGAAAGAGAAGGCATTGTGCTCGACAGCAATGTGCTTAAAGTAGACTCTTTCATCAATCATCAAATGGATCCACAGCTTATGAATGAGATTGGCTTAGAGTTCGCAAGAAGGTTTAAAGACGCAGGAGTCACAAGAATCCTAACGATTGAATCTTCCGGCATTGCACCTGCTATTATGGCGGGCCTAGCGATGAATGTTCCCGTCATTTTTGCGAGAAAAAGAAAATCTTTGACGTTAACAAGCGATTTATATACATCGACTGTTTATTCTTTTACAAAGCAGGAATCCAATGAGATTACTGTATCGAAAAAATATCTTTTAAAGGAAGACCGTGTCTTAATTATTGATGACTTCCTTGCAAACGGACAGGCAGCAATCGGTCTGGCAGATTTAGTAGTACAAGCTGGCGCTGAGGTGAGCGGTATCGGTATTTTGATTGAAAAGTCCTTCCAGCCTGGTGCTGATGAGATTCTTAAAAAAGGATATCGTTTGGAGTCATTGGCAAGAATCGCTTCCCTGCAAGAAGGAAAAGTGAAGTTTGCTGCAGACAGAGAAGTGCAAAGCATCTATTCAGGAGGTTACTAA